One segment of Cyprinus carpio isolate SPL01 chromosome A17, ASM1834038v1, whole genome shotgun sequence DNA contains the following:
- the LOC122148148 gene encoding deleted in malignant brain tumors 1 protein-like isoform X2, whose translation MEALNILLCLLLTALQAKTIGSWSWTTYDWLYSTGDPSYAYSCRYNCGYDFGSCSCTHSCQYYGNCCYDYDSYCSMTTDWPDTTDLPSCRYNCGYDLGSCSCNYDCHYYGNCCPDYDSSCSTTTDWPATTAPSCRYNCGYYIGSCSCTYSCHYYGNCCPDYDNYCSSTTETPVTWAETTANPSCRYNCGYNFSSCSCNYDCQYYGNCCYDFHWYCPSYPTTVPHPQCGGHLYGSGLFSSPNYPNYYHDNAYCVWYLAAQQGQRIFLTFADVQLERCCNCDYITVYDGSSTGYPQLGRVCFNDTTHQVFHSSSRYLTVVFRSDYSGVSHGFKALFTSSLTADQGRVDCSSDNMVIVIQRSYLNSLGLSANDLYVDDHLCRPTISSTEVMFRFPLDTCGTAKEMMNGYVSYTNNVRASQSQSGEITRQSQFLLRVGCRMEPDTMVQIFYKAKEIINANITGTGRFNASIAFFTSSSFNQQIYDSPYEVNLNQLLYVQVKLNRLDNSLDLFLDTCVASPNPNDFKDHSYDLLRNGCPLDNTYYSYTNGQHYYAQIHFRAFKFLRTHAFVYLHCKAIICPSNDYNSRCRQGCRLRRKRSLDSTYHTNTVTLGPIKLQGA comes from the exons ATGGAAGCTCTGAATATCCTTCTCTGTCTGCTTCTAACTGCCTTGCAGG CAAAAACCATTGGTTCATGGTCATGGACAACAT atGACTGGCTGTACTCAACGGGAGATCCTTCAT ATGCATATTCATGCAGGTATAACTGTGGATATGACTTTGGCTCTTGTTCATGTACACACTCTTGTCAGTACTATGGAAACTGTTGCTATGACTATGACA GCTACTGCTCAATGACAACTGATTGGCCAGATACAACAG attTACCCTCCTGCAGGTATAACTGTGGATACGACCTCGGCAGCTGCTCATGCAACTACGACTGTCACTATTATGGCAACTGTTGCCCTGATTACGACA GCTCCTGCTCTACAACAACTGACTGGCCAGCTACAACAG CTCCCTCCTGCAGGTATAACTGTGGATACTACATTGGCAGCTGCTCATGCACCTACAGTTGTCATTATTATGGCAACTGTTGCCCTGATTATGACA ACTACTGCTCATCAACAACTGAAACTCCAGTAACCTGGGCAGAAACAACAG CAAATCCCTCCTGCAGGTATAACTGTGGATACAATTTCAGCAGCTGCTCATGCAACTACGACTGTCAGTACTATGGCAACTGTTGCTATGACTTTCACT GGTATTGCCCATCGTACCCAACAACAG TTCCTCACCCTCAGTGTGGAGGACACCTGTATGGTTCTGGACTGTTTTCCAGTCCAAACTACCCAAACTATTACCATGATAATGCTTACTGTGTGTGGTATCTCGCTGCTCAGCAAGGACAGAGGATCTTCCTGACATTTGCTGATGTGCA ATTGGAGCGCTGCTGTAACTGTGACTACATCACAGTATACGACGGATCTTCCACTGGTTATCCACAGCTAGGAAGGGTCTGTTTCAATGACACCACACACCAGGTGTTTCACTCTTCTTCACGATACTTGACTGTTGTCTTCAGGAGCGACTACTCTGGTGTCAGCCATGGTTTCAAGGCCCTTTTCACAAGCTCTCTGACTGCAGATCAAG GTCGTGTGGATTGTTCCTCGGACAACATGGTCATTGTCATTCAGAGGTCTTACCTGAACTCACTTGGGTTGAGTGCTAATGACCTTTATGTGGATGACCATCTTTGCAGACCCACTATTAGCAGCACTGAAGTTATGTTCAGATTCCCTCTTGACACATGTGGAACCGCCAAAGAG ATGATGAATGGTTATGTGTCCTACACCAACAATGTGCGGGCCTCTCAGTCTCAGTCGGGTGAAATCACTCGTCAGTCACAGTTTCTACTTCGCGTAGGCTGCAGAATGGAGCCGGACACCATGGTGCAGATATTCTACAAGGCCAAGGAGATCATCAATGCCAACATCACAGGAACCGGGCGCTTCAATGCCAGCATAGCTTTCTTCACCTCCAGCAGTTTCAACCAACAAATTTATGACTCACCATATGAG GTGAACCTCAACCAGCTTCTCTATGTTCAGGTCAAGCTAAACAGGCTTGACAACAGTCTGGATCTGTTCCTGGACACCTGTGTAGCGTCTCCAAATCCCAATGACTTCAAAGATCACTCCTATGACCTGCTGCGTAATGG ATGTCCCCTTGACAACACATATTACTCCTACACCAACGGTCAGCACTACTACGCTCAGATCCATTTCCGGGCTTTTAAGTTCCTCCGGACTCATGCCTTTGTGTACCTGCATTGTAAGGCGATCATCTGCCCCAGTAACGACTACAATTCTCGCTGCCGCCAAGGTTGCCGCTTACGTCGCAAGAGATCGCTTGACAGCACCTACCACACCAATACTGTGACGCTGGGGCCAATCAAACTCCAAG GAGCCTAG
- the LOC122148148 gene encoding deleted in malignant brain tumors 1 protein-like isoform X3, with amino-acid sequence MEALNILLCLLLTALQAKTIGSWSWTTYDWLYSTGDPSYAYSCRYNCGYDFGSCSCTHSCQYYGNCCYDYDSYCSMTTDWPDTTDLPSCRYNCGYDLGSCSCNYDCHYYGNCCPDYDSSCSTTTDWPATTAPSCRYNCGYYIGSCSCTYSCHYYGNCCPDYDNYCSSTTETPVTWAETTANPSCRYNCGYNFSSCSCNYDCQYYGNCCYDFHWYCPSYPTTVPHPQCGGHLYGSGLFSSPNYPNYYHDNAYCVWYLAAQQGQRIFLTFADVQLERCCNCDYITVYDGSSTGYPQLGRVCFNDTTHQVFHSSSRYLTVVFRSDYSGVSHGFKALFTSSLTADQGRVDCSSDNMVIVIQRSYLNSLGLSANDLYVDDHLCRPTISSTEVMFRFPLDTCGTAKEMMNGYVSYTNNVRASQSQSGEITRQSQFLLRVGCRMEPDTMVQIFYKAKEIINANITGTGRFNASIAFFTSSSFNQQIYDSPYEVNLNQLLYVQVKLNRLDNSLDLFLDTCVASPNPNDFKDRSYDLLRNGCPLDNTYYSYTNGQHYYAQIHFRAFKFLRTHAFVYLHCKAIICPSNDYNSRCRQGCRLRRKRSLDSTYHTNTVTLGPIKLQGA; translated from the exons ATGGAAGCTCTGAATATCCTTCTCTGTCTGCTTCTAACTGCCTTGCAGG CAAAAACCATTGGTTCATGGTCATGGACAACAT atGACTGGCTGTACTCAACGGGAGATCCTTCAT ATGCATATTCATGCAGGTATAACTGTGGATATGACTTTGGCTCTTGTTCATGTACACACTCTTGTCAGTACTATGGAAACTGTTGCTATGACTATGACA GCTACTGCTCAATGACAACTGATTGGCCAGATACAACAG attTACCCTCCTGCAGGTATAACTGTGGATACGACCTCGGCAGCTGCTCATGCAACTACGACTGTCACTATTATGGCAACTGTTGCCCTGATTACGACA GCTCCTGCTCTACAACAACTGACTGGCCAGCTACAACAG CTCCCTCCTGCAGGTATAACTGTGGATACTACATTGGCAGCTGCTCATGCACCTACAGTTGTCATTATTATGGCAACTGTTGCCCTGATTATGACA ACTACTGCTCATCAACAACTGAAACTCCAGTAACCTGGGCAGAAACAACAG CAAATCCCTCCTGCAGGTATAACTGTGGATACAATTTCAGCAGCTGCTCATGCAACTACGACTGTCAGTACTATGGCAACTGTTGCTATGACTTTCACT GGTATTGCCCATCGTACCCAACAACAG TTCCTCACCCTCAGTGTGGAGGACACCTGTATGGTTCTGGACTGTTTTCCAGTCCAAACTACCCAAACTATTACCATGATAATGCTTACTGTGTGTGGTATCTCGCTGCTCAGCAAGGACAGAGGATCTTCCTGACATTTGCTGATGTGCA ATTGGAGCGCTGCTGTAACTGTGACTACATCACAGTATACGACGGATCTTCCACTGGTTATCCACAGCTAGGAAGGGTCTGTTTCAATGACACCACACACCAGGTGTTTCACTCTTCTTCACGATACTTGACTGTTGTCTTCAGGAGCGACTACTCTGGTGTCAGCCATGGTTTCAAGGCCCTTTTCACAAGCTCTCTGACTGCAGATCAAG GTCGTGTGGATTGTTCCTCGGACAACATGGTCATTGTCATTCAGAGGTCTTACCTGAACTCACTTGGGTTGAGTGCTAATGACCTTTATGTGGATGACCATCTTTGCAGACCCACTATTAGCAGCACTGAAGTTATGTTCAGATTCCCTCTTGACACATGTGGAACCGCCAAAGAG ATGATGAATGGTTATGTGTCCTACACCAACAATGTGCGGGCCTCTCAGTCTCAGTCGGGTGAAATCACTCGTCAGTCACAGTTTCTACTTCGCGTAGGCTGCAGAATGGAGCCGGACACCATGGTGCAGATATTCTACAAGGCCAAGGAGATCATCAATGCCAACATCACAGGAACCGGGCGCTTCAATGCCAGCATAGCTTTCTTCACCTCCAGCAGTTTCAACCAACAAATTTATGACTCACCATATGAGGTGAACCTCAACCAGCTTCTCTATGTTCAGGTCAAGCTAAACAGGCTTGACAACAGTCTGGATCTGTTCCTGGACACCTGTGTAGCGTCTCCAAATCCCAATGACTTCAAAGATCGCTCCTATGACCTGCTGCGTAACGG ATGTCCCCTTGACAACACATATTACTCCTACACCAACGGTCAGCACTACTACGCTCAGATCCATTTCCGGGCTTTTAAGTTCCTCCGGACTCATGCCTTTGTGTACCTGCATTGTAAGGCGATCATCTGCCCCAGTAACGACTACAATTCTCGCTGCCGCCAAGGTTGCCGCTTACGTCGCAAGAGATCGCTTGACAGCACCTACCACACCAATACTGTGACGCTGGGGCCAATCAAACTCCAAG GAGCCTAG
- the LOC122148148 gene encoding deleted in malignant brain tumors 1 protein-like isoform X1, protein MEALNILLCLLLTALQAKTIGSWSWTTYDWLYSTGDPSYAYSCRYNCGYDFGSCSCTHSCQYYGNCCYDYDSYCSMTTDWPDTTDLPSCRYNCGYDLGSCSCNYDCHYYGNCCPDYDSSCSTTTDWPATTAPSCRYNCGYYIGSCSCTYSCHYYGNCCPDYDNYCSSTTETPVTWAETTANPSCRYNCGYNFSSCSCNYDCQYYGNCCYDFHWYCPSYPTTVPHPQCGGHLYGSGLFSSPNYPNYYHDNAYCVWYLAAQQGQRIFLTFADVQLERCCNCDYITVYDGSSTGYPQLGRVCFNDTTHQVFHSSSRYLTVVFRSDYSGVSHGFKALFTSSLTADQGRVDCSSDNMVIVIQRSYLNSLGLSANDLYVDDHLCRPTISSTEVMFRFPLDTCGTAKEMMNGYVSYTNNVRASQSQSGEITRQSQFLLRVGCRMEPDTMVQIFYKAKEIINANITGTGRFNASIAFFTSSSFNQQIYDSPYEVNLNQLLYVQVKLNRLDNSLDLFLDTCVASPNPNDFKDRSYDLLRNGCPIDNTYYSYTNGQHYYAQFSFRAFKFLRTHAHVYLQCKVIICPDNDYNSRCRQGCRLRRKRSLDSTYHTNTVTLGPIKLKGIV, encoded by the exons ATGGAAGCTCTGAATATCCTTCTCTGTCTGCTTCTAACTGCCTTGCAGG CAAAAACCATTGGTTCATGGTCATGGACAACAT atGACTGGCTGTACTCAACGGGAGATCCTTCAT ATGCATATTCATGCAGGTATAACTGTGGATATGACTTTGGCTCTTGTTCATGTACACACTCTTGTCAGTACTATGGAAACTGTTGCTATGACTATGACA GCTACTGCTCAATGACAACTGATTGGCCAGATACAACAG attTACCCTCCTGCAGGTATAACTGTGGATACGACCTCGGCAGCTGCTCATGCAACTACGACTGTCACTATTATGGCAACTGTTGCCCTGATTACGACA GCTCCTGCTCTACAACAACTGACTGGCCAGCTACAACAG CTCCCTCCTGCAGGTATAACTGTGGATACTACATTGGCAGCTGCTCATGCACCTACAGTTGTCATTATTATGGCAACTGTTGCCCTGATTATGACA ACTACTGCTCATCAACAACTGAAACTCCAGTAACCTGGGCAGAAACAACAG CAAATCCCTCCTGCAGGTATAACTGTGGATACAATTTCAGCAGCTGCTCATGCAACTACGACTGTCAGTACTATGGCAACTGTTGCTATGACTTTCACT GGTATTGCCCATCGTACCCAACAACAG TTCCTCACCCTCAGTGTGGAGGACACCTGTATGGTTCTGGACTGTTTTCCAGTCCAAACTACCCAAACTATTACCATGATAATGCTTACTGTGTGTGGTATCTCGCTGCTCAGCAAGGACAGAGGATCTTCCTGACATTTGCTGATGTGCA ATTGGAGCGCTGCTGTAACTGTGACTACATCACAGTATACGACGGATCTTCCACTGGTTATCCACAGCTAGGAAGGGTCTGTTTCAATGACACCACACACCAGGTGTTTCACTCTTCTTCACGATACTTGACTGTTGTCTTCAGGAGCGACTACTCTGGTGTCAGCCATGGTTTCAAGGCCCTTTTCACAAGCTCTCTGACTGCAGATCAAG GTCGTGTGGATTGTTCCTCGGACAACATGGTCATTGTCATTCAGAGGTCTTACCTGAACTCACTTGGGTTGAGTGCTAATGACCTTTATGTGGATGACCATCTTTGCAGACCCACTATTAGCAGCACTGAAGTTATGTTCAGATTCCCTCTTGACACATGTGGAACCGCCAAAGAG ATGATGAATGGTTATGTGTCCTACACCAACAATGTGCGGGCCTCTCAGTCTCAGTCGGGTGAAATCACTCGTCAGTCACAGTTTCTACTTCGCGTAGGCTGCAGAATGGAGCCGGACACCATGGTGCAGATATTCTACAAGGCCAAGGAGATCATCAATGCCAACATCACAGGAACCGGGCGCTTCAATGCCAGCATAGCTTTCTTCACCTCCAGCAGTTTCAACCAACAAATTTATGACTCACCATATGAGGTGAACCTCAACCAGCTTCTCTATGTTCAGGTCAAGCTAAACAGGCTTGACAACAGTCTGGATCTGTTCCTGGACACCTGTGTAGCGTCTCCAAATCCCAATGACTTCAAAGATCGCTCCTATGACCTGCTGCGTAACGG ATGTCCCATTGACAACACATATTATTCCTACACAAACGGCCAGCACTACTACGCTCAGTTCAGTTTCCGGGCTTTCAAGTTCCTCCGGACTCACGCGCATGTGTACCTGCAGTGTAAAGTGATCATCTGCCCTGATAACGATTACAACTCTCGTTGCCGCCAAGGTTGCCGCTTACGTCGCAAGAGATCCCTTGACAGCACCTATCACACAAATACTGTGACGCTGGGGCCAATCAAACTCAAAG GCATCGTCTGA
- the LOC109107887 gene encoding pleckstrin homology domain-containing family A member 1 isoform X3, with protein MPYVDRQNRICGFLDIEELENSGKFLRRYFILDTQQGSLVWYMDNPQNLPVGAKHVGSLSLTYISKVSDATKQRPKAEYCFVINAGMRKFFLQANDQQDLVEWVNALNNATKITVPKSSDAVHSESQRLASNGNKKQVPYKTEIIAGVAVVTQTQQDGEVGHSVGGEKVGLRSAQNRPPYLLTRAGQDQTVIKAGYCVKQGALMKNWKRRYFVLEQNSMSYFKSDLEKEPLRIILLKEVHKVQECKHSEIMMRDNLFEVVTTSRTFYVQADSPEEMHSWIKAISGAIVAQRGPGRSAASMRQARRHSSPCIQRYTPRVTQGSTSSLLAVPVSTASTRVMPSPGRPALPCQQTQNAVVPRGLAWDSEHFMSLLPLPRPHARLSLQETRLSK; from the exons ATGCCTTACGTGGACCGGCAGAACCGCATCTGCGGTTTCCTGGACATTGAAGAATTGGAGAACAGTGGCAAGTTCCTGCGACGTTATTTCATCTTGGACACGCAGCAGGGTAGTCTGGTCTGGTACATGGACAACCCGCAG AACCTGCCTGTAGGTGCCAAACACGTAGGTTCTCTCAGTCTCACCTACATATCCAAG GTCAGTGATGCCACCAAACAGAGGCCAAAAGCTGAGTACTGCTTTG TCATCAATGCAGGAATGAGGAAATTCTTTCTGCAGGCTAATGATCAGCAGGATCTTGTGGAATGGGTCAACGCGCTCAATAATGCAACCAAAATCACA GTTCCTAAGTCCTCTGATGCTGTTCACTCTGAGAGTCAGAGGTTGGCTTCAAATGGAAACAAGAAACAGGTCCCATACAAGACCGAGATCATTGCAGGAGTGGCTGTCGTCACACAGACACAG CAGGATGGAGAGGTGGGACACAGTGTTGGAGGAGAGAAGGTGGGCTTGAGGAGCGCTCAAAACCGTCCGCCATATTTGCTCACTAGAGCAGGGCAGGATCAGACCGTTATTAAAGCAGGATATTGCGTCAAACAGGGGGCTCTG ATGAAGAACTggaaaaggagatattttgttcTGGAGCAGAACTCAATGAGTTACTTCAAGTCTGATCTG GAGAAGGAGCCTTTGCGGATTATTCTACTGAAGGAGGTCCATAAGGTGCAGGAGTGCAAACACAG TGAAATAATGATGCGAGACAACCTCTTTGAAGTTGTCACAACCTCCAGAACATTTTATGTCCAG GCTGATAGTCCAGAGGAGATGCACAGCTGGATCAAGGCTATTTCAGGAGCCATTGTGGCTCAGAGGGGCCCAGGCCGGTCCGCAGCCTCT ATGCGTCAGGCCAGAAGGCATTCAAGCCCCTGTATTCAGAGATACACACCACGTGTCACTCAAGGCAGCAC GAGTTCATTGTTGGCGGTTCCTGTTTCTACCGCCAGCACTCGAGTAATGCCATCCCCTGGACGCCCAGCCCTGCCGTGTCAGCAAACCCAGAATGCCGTGGTCCCACGAGGCCTGGCATGGGACAGCGAGCACTTCATGAGCCTGCTGCCCCTGCCTCGCCCACACGCCCGCCTGTCACTGCAAGAGACCCGCCTCTCCAAGTGA
- the LOC109107887 gene encoding pleckstrin homology domain-containing family A member 1 isoform X2, giving the protein MPYVDRQNRICGFLDIEELENSGKFLRRYFILDTQQGSLVWYMDNPQNLPVGAKHVGSLSLTYISKVSDATKQRPKAEYCFVINAGMRKFFLQANDQQDLVEWVNALNNATKITVPKSSDAVHSESQRLASNGNKKQVPYKTEIIAGVAVVTQTQDGEVGHSVGGEKVGLRSAQNRPPYLLTRAGQDQTVIKAGYCVKQGALMKNWKRRYFVLEQNSMSYFKSDLEKEPLRIILLKEVHKVQECKHSEIMMRDNLFEVVTTSRTFYVQADSPEEMHSWIKAISGAIVAQRGPGRSAASEFIVGGSCFYRQHSSNAIPWTPSPAVSANPECRGPTRPGMGQRALHEPAAPASPTRPPVTARDPPLQVTHESPWRRRSSFGMCDAPLLQLDVDSADLPVSEV; this is encoded by the exons ATGCCTTACGTGGACCGGCAGAACCGCATCTGCGGTTTCCTGGACATTGAAGAATTGGAGAACAGTGGCAAGTTCCTGCGACGTTATTTCATCTTGGACACGCAGCAGGGTAGTCTGGTCTGGTACATGGACAACCCGCAG AACCTGCCTGTAGGTGCCAAACACGTAGGTTCTCTCAGTCTCACCTACATATCCAAG GTCAGTGATGCCACCAAACAGAGGCCAAAAGCTGAGTACTGCTTTG TCATCAATGCAGGAATGAGGAAATTCTTTCTGCAGGCTAATGATCAGCAGGATCTTGTGGAATGGGTCAACGCGCTCAATAATGCAACCAAAATCACA GTTCCTAAGTCCTCTGATGCTGTTCACTCTGAGAGTCAGAGGTTGGCTTCAAATGGAAACAAGAAACAGGTCCCATACAAGACCGAGATCATTGCAGGAGTGGCTGTCGTCACACAGACACAG GATGGAGAGGTGGGACACAGTGTTGGAGGAGAGAAGGTGGGCTTGAGGAGCGCTCAAAACCGTCCGCCATATTTGCTCACTAGAGCAGGGCAGGATCAGACCGTTATTAAAGCAGGATATTGCGTCAAACAGGGGGCTCTG ATGAAGAACTggaaaaggagatattttgttcTGGAGCAGAACTCAATGAGTTACTTCAAGTCTGATCTG GAGAAGGAGCCTTTGCGGATTATTCTACTGAAGGAGGTCCATAAGGTGCAGGAGTGCAAACACAG TGAAATAATGATGCGAGACAACCTCTTTGAAGTTGTCACAACCTCCAGAACATTTTATGTCCAG GCTGATAGTCCAGAGGAGATGCACAGCTGGATCAAGGCTATTTCAGGAGCCATTGTGGCTCAGAGGGGCCCAGGCCGGTCCGCAGCCTCT GAGTTCATTGTTGGCGGTTCCTGTTTCTACCGCCAGCACTCGAGTAATGCCATCCCCTGGACGCCCAGCCCTGCCGTGTCAGCAAACCCAGAATGCCGTGGTCCCACGAGGCCTGGCATGGGACAGCGAGCACTTCATGAGCCTGCTGCCCCTGCCTCGCCCACACGCCCGCCTGTCACTGCAAGAGACCCGCCTCTCCAAGTGACTCACGAATCGCCGTGGCGACGACGTAGCAGCTTTGGAATGTGTGACGCTCCTTTGCTCCAACTTGATGTGGATAGTGCGGATCTTCCTGTCAGTGAGGTCTGA
- the LOC109107887 gene encoding pleckstrin homology domain-containing family A member 1 isoform X1 codes for MPYVDRQNRICGFLDIEELENSGKFLRRYFILDTQQGSLVWYMDNPQNLPVGAKHVGSLSLTYISKVSDATKQRPKAEYCFVINAGMRKFFLQANDQQDLVEWVNALNNATKITVPKSSDAVHSESQRLASNGNKKQVPYKTEIIAGVAVVTQTQQDGEVGHSVGGEKVGLRSAQNRPPYLLTRAGQDQTVIKAGYCVKQGALMKNWKRRYFVLEQNSMSYFKSDLEKEPLRIILLKEVHKVQECKHSEIMMRDNLFEVVTTSRTFYVQADSPEEMHSWIKAISGAIVAQRGPGRSAASEFIVGGSCFYRQHSSNAIPWTPSPAVSANPECRGPTRPGMGQRALHEPAAPASPTRPPVTARDPPLQVTHESPWRRRSSFGMCDAPLLQLDVDSADLPVSEV; via the exons ATGCCTTACGTGGACCGGCAGAACCGCATCTGCGGTTTCCTGGACATTGAAGAATTGGAGAACAGTGGCAAGTTCCTGCGACGTTATTTCATCTTGGACACGCAGCAGGGTAGTCTGGTCTGGTACATGGACAACCCGCAG AACCTGCCTGTAGGTGCCAAACACGTAGGTTCTCTCAGTCTCACCTACATATCCAAG GTCAGTGATGCCACCAAACAGAGGCCAAAAGCTGAGTACTGCTTTG TCATCAATGCAGGAATGAGGAAATTCTTTCTGCAGGCTAATGATCAGCAGGATCTTGTGGAATGGGTCAACGCGCTCAATAATGCAACCAAAATCACA GTTCCTAAGTCCTCTGATGCTGTTCACTCTGAGAGTCAGAGGTTGGCTTCAAATGGAAACAAGAAACAGGTCCCATACAAGACCGAGATCATTGCAGGAGTGGCTGTCGTCACACAGACACAG CAGGATGGAGAGGTGGGACACAGTGTTGGAGGAGAGAAGGTGGGCTTGAGGAGCGCTCAAAACCGTCCGCCATATTTGCTCACTAGAGCAGGGCAGGATCAGACCGTTATTAAAGCAGGATATTGCGTCAAACAGGGGGCTCTG ATGAAGAACTggaaaaggagatattttgttcTGGAGCAGAACTCAATGAGTTACTTCAAGTCTGATCTG GAGAAGGAGCCTTTGCGGATTATTCTACTGAAGGAGGTCCATAAGGTGCAGGAGTGCAAACACAG TGAAATAATGATGCGAGACAACCTCTTTGAAGTTGTCACAACCTCCAGAACATTTTATGTCCAG GCTGATAGTCCAGAGGAGATGCACAGCTGGATCAAGGCTATTTCAGGAGCCATTGTGGCTCAGAGGGGCCCAGGCCGGTCCGCAGCCTCT GAGTTCATTGTTGGCGGTTCCTGTTTCTACCGCCAGCACTCGAGTAATGCCATCCCCTGGACGCCCAGCCCTGCCGTGTCAGCAAACCCAGAATGCCGTGGTCCCACGAGGCCTGGCATGGGACAGCGAGCACTTCATGAGCCTGCTGCCCCTGCCTCGCCCACACGCCCGCCTGTCACTGCAAGAGACCCGCCTCTCCAAGTGACTCACGAATCGCCGTGGCGACGACGTAGCAGCTTTGGAATGTGTGACGCTCCTTTGCTCCAACTTGATGTGGATAGTGCGGATCTTCCTGTCAGTGAGGTCTGA